GGGTGTCGCGAACGTCATCATCGTCACTGTCCGCCAGGCCGCGACCCCCCAGGCGCTGATGAGCCGGATGACCGCGTGTTTCCGCATGCTGCTGTTCGGCGGCGGCGCCATCGGCGGCCTGCTCGCGGGCCTTCTCACTGGGTGGATGGGCGACCGGAACGCACTTGTCGCCGCTGCCGTGTTCTCGGCCGTCGTCGTCCTGGCCCTGGCGGCATCTCCGGTCAGCCGAATGCGCACCCTGCCGCCGAACCTGGAAGACCGCGACTGATCACCGGCACGACCGCAGGTGGCCGCCCGCACGGAGGGGCGGCCACCTGCGCGCAGCCTACGGGCAGATCGAATTAATTCAAGGATCGGCCCGTGAGGTGATCCCGGCGCCGCTTTCCGGGCGGATCGGGCATCGGCTGGCATTGCGGACGTCGGCGACGTAGTACGCGGAGCCGCTGGTAGAAGGGTTCTGGCTAACTGGGCGTTTGATCATGCCTTGTCGTGATGGAGTGGACGGAGACTCGCGCCGGAAACGCCGGATACGGCGGTTCTGGCACGCCAGCGCGTGCCCCCGGAGGCGTACGGCATGACGAACAGGAGCCCGTACCCCTCCGACATCTCCGACGCCCGCCGGGCACTGATCGGACTGTTCCTCACCGCCCGGCAGCAGGCCCGGATCGACCGCCGGCCCACCGGCGGGCCGGCCCGCACCGACGTCCGGGAAGTGTTCAACGCCCTGCTCTATCTCAACCGTACGGGAATCGCCTGGAAGTATCTGCCCCATGGCTTCCCGCCCCACGGCACCGTCTATTACTACTACGCCGCCTGGCGCGATGGGCGAGCACTCTGCGCAGCATGAGCGGCAGCAGCGTGGTCCGCTCCGGCCCGAGCATCGTCGATCCCCGCCTGGGCGCCATCGCCGCAGTGCACGCGGGCGGCTCGTCGGCTGATCGGCCACGGGACGCGCACAACCACGCCGTCTACCTGAACGAGTCCGAGGTCGCCTGGATCGCCCAGCAGTTCGCATAATCGAACCCGCGGCAACCGGGGTGCGCGCGAGTACCGCCTACCGGGTCTGGACCGAGTGCGTGGGGAATTCGATCTCGGCTTCTTGGCCGGCGTTGAGCAGGAAGTAGCCGAGGAAGGTCACGCCGTGCTCCTGCGCGTCGAATCGGGCGATGCGGATGCCTGCGGGCTCGTAGAAGGTGTCGCCTGGATGGAGGACGGTGACTGGTTCGCCCTCGATCTGGTAGACGGCCGAGCCGGCTTCGATGCTGCCGAAGACCGGGCCGTTGTGGACGTGGAGTCCGCTGGCGTGGCCAGGCGCGATGGTGATCCGCCGGATCTCGACCCGCCCGGTGTGCCAGGGCTCTGTCAGCGCCTGGTCCAGCACGACTGTGCGGGTGACGGGGAGCGGGTCCGGGCGCTCGCCGCTACCGTCGGCGAAGTATTCGTGTTCGGTCACGGGTACGCCGGCCTCGGCGCGGGTGCCGTCCTGTGCATCGGGTTCGAGAGCCAGATGGGTCATGGCGGCGGTCGCGGTGGCGCCGTGCCAGTGCCACTCCCCGGGTTCGATCAGCACACTGTCGCCGACGTGGAGGGTCTCGAGGGGTCCGCCGCGGTGCTGCACGTGCCCGACGCCCGCGGTGATGATGAGCGTCTGCCCGGCCGGATGCCGATGCCAGACCGTGCGGGCGCCGGCGGCGAAGTCAACGCTGTCGACGTGGAGGTGCGCGGCGGCCTCGGGCACCTCCACCGGGTCGATCCGGGTAGCGCCGGTGACCCATTCCTCGGGTGCCTGTGTGCCGGGCGTGCTGCGGGATATGCGCATGAGCTGATCGTCCTTTGGCTGGGTTATTCGGCGACGTTCGCATCGATGAGGGCGAGGGTTCCGGTGACTGCTTGGTCGAAGGGCTCTGTCGTGCCCGCGGCGCGGGCCAGGACGTATCCGCCCTGCAGCGTCGCGATGATCATGGCTGCGGTGGCGTCCGGATCCAGGCGGGAACTGAACTCGCCCTGTTCCCGGCCTTCGGCGAGCACTCGGGCAAGGCGGCTGCGTATCCAGGCGAGGGTCTGCTCGACGGGGGCTCGCAGCGCGGGGATCGCCATGACCTCGGGGTCCTGTGTGAGCCTGCCGATCGGGCAGCCGCGCAGCACTTCGCGCTCGCGACGCAGGTACGCGCCGATGCGTTCGACGGCGGTGCCGGGGCCGGACAGCTGTGTCTCGGCCGCAGCCCGCAGCTGCTCCGCGGAGCGGCCGATGGCTTCGGCCGCGAGGGCCTCCTTGCTGGCGAAGTGGTGGTACATGCTGCCCTGCCCGGCGTCTGCCCGCTGTTGGATGGCCTTCGGGCTGACGCCGACGTAGCCGCGTTCCCACAGCAGTTCACGTGTGCTCTCGATGAGCCGTTCCCTCGTGTCCACGACCCGAGTGTACATACTAGTTGGTACAGAAATCCAGGAGGCCTCAGAACATTGAGGCCATCGAGCGCTGGAGCCAAGTGGTGATCGCCGCCAGGGGGCGCTTCCCGGCGGGCCGCGGCCTGAACGACGCCGACCTGACCCGCGCCCATCTCTGGATGCTGTTGGTTAATTCGTGGCGAGCGTCGACTTATCGGTGGGGTAGGGAGCGGCGAAGTGGCTGGTGCGGGTTTCTGCTGGTGTTATGCCTGTCGGGCGGTTGTCGAGTCGGGCGAGGTTGATGGCTGCTCCGGTGAGCTGGTGTTGCAGGCTGGTCTTGGCCAGGCCGTGGTAGCGGGATCTACGCAGTCAGCTGCGGTGGACCGCTCGGGAGATGGTGCCTTCGACTCCTGCGCGGATCTTGTACTGGGTTTTCCAGAGTGGGTCTTGTTCCTCGGCGCGGCGTTTTCGCAGTGCCTCGGTGACCTCTCGTTCTTGGATCGAGAGCTGGCGGCGTTTGCCTCGGGTGCAGTCTTGCTTCATCGGGCACGGGCCGCAGTCGCGCCGGGAGAACTGCACTCGGATCACGGCTTTCTCGCGCTGGAGTTCTTTCGCCCACCAGATGCTGGTCTTCCCGTTGGGGCAGATCGCGTGTTGCTGGTCCCAGTCGATGGTGAACGTTTCGGTGCCGAATCCCTTCTCGGCTCGGCGCTGCCAGCCGGTGTCCGCGTGGGTCGGTCCGCGCAGGTGGACAACGTGTCGGGCGTGCGCGTCGACGATGTGGTGGCCGCTGACGTACCCGGAGTCCACGAAGTGCTCTTCCGGCAGTAGAGCGCGCTTGGCGAGGGCGTCGTGGTCGGCGGGGAGTACCTCGACGTCGGTGACGGTGGCCCGGGTGGTTACGACATGGGTGATCAGGTTCGGTGTCTGCGCCCCGCAGGTCTCGGTGAAGTGGACCTTGTAGCCGTCCCAGATGGTCTCGCGTTTCACGCTGCCGCGCGCCTCTGTGCCGTACGGGGTCACCAGCCGCTTCGCGCCGGGAAGCCTGTCCTTGGCTTCCCGGCGCCGCAGGATGCCGTCGAGCAGGTGGAACTTCTGGGCCCAGACTTGGCGCAGGGTGCTGATCTGCGGCAGATCCTGTAGAGCGGCGGGGGCGGAGAGCAGCGCGAGGAGTCGCGCGTCGTCCGCGGCTATGCGTGCCCCGGTCACCTCACGCTTGGCGGTGTCTTGGGGAAGCGTGAGTCTTCGGCCCGGGTGGCGTAGTGCCTGAACCAGGCCGGTGCGGGGCGTCAGTCGCTGACGCTCAGGCGGAGGGCGAAGCCGGCGATCACGATGCCGGTGACGCGGTCGAGGATCTTGCGGGCGTGGGGCTTGCGCAGCCAGCTGCCGAGGGCTGTGGCGGAGGCTATGAGCACTGTGGACCAGATCATGCCGAGGGTGATGTGGACGCTGGTGAGCAGGAGCCCCATCGGCAGGTGGGGCACGTCCGCCGGCATGAATTGCGGCAGGACCGCGACGTAGAAGACGCCCATCTTCGGGTTAAGCAGGTTGGTCAGTGTGCCTTGGCGCCAGCCCGCCGCCAGCGTGTCGGCTCCGGCGAGAGCCTCAGCGGTCTCCTGGGTGACGTGGCCGTTCCCGCGGAAGCTGTCACGGATCATCCGCGTCGCCATCCACAGCAGGTAGCCGACGCCCGCCCAGCGCACGGTCTCGTAGGCGAGGTGGGAGGCGGTCAGGAGCGCGGTCACGCCAAGGGAGGTGAGGGTGCCCCACAGCAGGGTGCCGGTCTGTATACCGAGAACTACGCCCCAGGCACGGGTTCTTCCCCTGAGGGCGGCGGTGCGGATGATCAGTGCGGTATCGAGACCCGGGGTGAGGGTGAGGAGCCCCACGACCAGGGCGAAGGACCAAAGGGCGGTGCTCATTGCCATGGAGGGCCATCCTATCGACGGGGCGATGATGCCCTTCACGCCGCCCCGGTCCGCTCGACCGGTTGCCGTTCTCGATGCGGGCGCCGGAACGAACCGGGGCGGCGAGGTGGGCTCCGGTGATCGCGCGCCAGCGGCCTGGGCGGACTCGACCATCGAGTACGAGATCGGCACCGGCGAGGTGATCAGGCTCCTGACCTCGATGACCGACCCCGAGCTCCACCCGGCCTCCGAGATCGCCCGGCTCTACGTCGAACGCTGGCAGGGCGAGGTCTCCAACCTCCAGGTCAAGACCCAGCAGATCACCCCCGGCCAGGTCCTGCGCTCCCACCACCCCGACCAGGTCCACCAGGAGATCTGGGCGCACCTGGCCGTCAACCACTGCCTCTCGCGCCTGGTCGCGCTGATGGCCGACGAACGACGCGAAGACCCCGAGCGCGTCTCGTTCACCAAAGTCCTCAAAGAGGTACGCCGCAGCGTCATCCGCCAGATCGCCTACGCCGTCAACCGGGTCCTGGACATAGCAGACGACCCGAACCGCTACCGCAACCCCGAACGCGCCCCACGCACCAGCGCACGCACCGTCAAACGCATCCGACAACGCTTCGGGACCCGCCGCACACCCCCCAACACGCCGGTCACGGTCAAAGCACCACCCCGAACCATCAGAGTACTGCCACTCAAGATAAGTTGATCAGAACGACATTGCCGGCGGGGACCATCCCCGCGTCCGCGGGGAGCACCCATGGAGGAAGCCCGGGACGAGATCCTGCGCGGGACCATCCCCGCGTCCGCGGGGAGCACTACATCGTGACCGGCCCGGACGCGACCGCGCTGGGACCATCCCCGCGTCCGCGGGGAGCACGACGCTGGCCCGTCTCCCAGCGGAAGAGCGCGGGGACCATCCCCGCGTCCGCGGGGAGCACTTGATCTGTGCCAGTTCCTCGCGCAGAGTCGCGGGATCATCCCCGCGTCCGCGGGGAGCACAGTGCCCGACCAGCTTGATTATCCTGACGCGGACGGGAAACGCTTCAGATTGCAAGAGTCGGTCATTAGCGACATCTCACCCATTCTGGTCTTGTGGCGAGTGGAATTCGACGACGATCTACCGGAACCGGATGCAGGAGCGAACTGCGCAATGCGAGGACTAGATCCCGAAAGTCGAGCGTCAGCGCCGGCCGCCCTGTGAGCGGACGGCGTTGTAGAGTACAACAACTTCGAGGTGGATGCTCCGAGAACCCGCGAACGGTGGGCACCCGAACGATGAGCCTTGTCCGCACGAGAAGAACGATCGTGGTTCCTGCACACTGGCCGTCGTGGAGCCCTGGCCTTGCGACAAGATTACAGCGGCTGGCATCGGCACCCGGACGCTGGTCAGCCAGGACGCGTCCGCCGAATCCTCTCATGGAGACTTCTTCGGCGGTCTGGTTTACGGCGTCTATCGCCCGGCGGAGAGCGCCGACGCCCCCACCGGCCCGGCCGACGGCGACGAGTTGCGCAACACGACGCGAGGGGCCGGATTCCGCGTGATGGGCGAGCGGGGCGCGAGCGGATGGGCGTGGACGGCGTGGCGCTTTCGGCTATCAGCGGGACGGGACGGCGGCGGGAAACCGGGCCGGAGCACGACAGATGAGACACCTCGGCCTGAGCCGATATATTCTGTACCTGATTTTAATTATCTACGGACTCGGATGGGCGTGTCGGCGCGGTGATCCGCCTCGTCCTGTTCGAGCTCGCCGCCGCCGGACCGCTCCCGCTGGCCGTCTCGCTTCCGCCCGAAGGGCCGTTGCGCGAATGCTGCCTGGACTACCTCGAGGCGCCGTCCGCCCAGGTCACGAACGCCGATTGGGCGCGAAGGGCGACGATGAGCGAGCGGACGCTCGATCGTACCTTCCGGGGTCTGACGGGCAGCAGCCCGGCCGCGTGGAGAACCCGCGCACGCCTTGCTCTCTGTGCTGCCGAGACTCAGAGTGGAACCGATCACCGCCATCGCGACAAGCCTCGGATACGCCTCACCGGCCGCGTTTACCGCGGCGTTCACACGCGTCCTCGGACAGCCGCCGCCAGCTTACCGCTAGACCGTCCGCGAACGGCGCCTACGATCGAGCATCCATACCGCAGAACCGTCCAGCAGCGCACTATGTTCGGCACGCAATCGGCACCGTGCAACGTGATGTGCTGGACCACACGCTCATCGCCGACTTGGCCGACCTGCGTGAGGCCGCGCGGCGCGCCCTGGCCTGGGACTTGGTGTCCGCTTCTGGGAGAGGGCCCACCCGTCGAGAATTCGATGTGCTTGATCCATCTGCCCGGTTAGGCTCGCCTCCATGCGATTCCCCTCTCCCTTGCGCCCTGGCGACCGTGTCGCCGTCACCTCCCCCTCCAGCGGCGTACCGGATGCCATGCGGGCCCGTTTCGGGCGTGCGGTCGAGGCCGTCGCGGCGCGTGGGTATGAAGTGGTGGTGGGCAAATGCATGGACGGCGCCGGACACGTCAGCGCGCCGGCTGCGGAGCGGGCCCGCGAGCTGACGGCGATGCTCACAGACCCGAGCGTGCGGGCAGTGGTGCCGCCCTGGGGCGGGGAAACCGCCATCGACCTGCTACCGCTGCTCGACTGGGAGGCGATAACGGCGGCCGAGCCGACCTGGCTGGTGGGCTTTTCCGACATATCCACGATCCTTACTCCGCTGACCCTTCGAACCGGCATCGCTACGATCCACGGCAACAACCTGATGGACACCCCATACCGGGCTCCCGAGGGATTGCTCACGTGGCTGGAGATCGGTGCCGCTGCACCGGGTGCGACGCTGCGCCAGGATTCGCCCGGCCGGTACCGCTCTGAGGGGTTTGACGACTACCGGACCCACCCGGAGGTCAGCGAGCTCACGCTGGACGCGTCCGGCCGCTGGACGCGCCTGGATAGCACGCAAGCCGTGGAGGTCACCGGCCGCCTGATCGGCGGCTGCATCGAGACGTTGTGTCATCTTGCGGGCACGCCCTTCGCCGACGTGGCGGGCTTCGCCCGACGGCACGCACCCGACGGATTGATCGTCTATGTGGAGGCGGCTGGTGACGACGCGTTCACGATCTGCCGCGCCCTCCATGGTATGCGCCTGGCGGGGTTCTTCGACGAAGCCAACGCCATCGTGGTCGGCCGTACCACAGCCGCCGACACCGCCAGCCTCACCCAGCACGAGGCCGTCTTCGACGCCCTGTCCGTTCTTGGCGTGCCGATCATCGCAGATGTCGAATGCGGACACGTCGTGCCCTACATGCCGCTGGTAAACGGAGCCCAAGCCCGCCTGGTGTTCAGCGACACCGAGAACTCTCTCACCCAGACCCTCGCGTGAGAGGGGATGATAGTTCGCCGTATAGGCAGTGGGGAACGGCAGTGAACTTCGAGATCACCTTCGGCGGACGCGTGTCCGCCGACCGCAAGGAGAACGCCTCACAAGGCGGTTACGTCGACAGATTGTACGGATCCTCAGGGTGTCCTGCCCGGCCTGCTTGAGGCGGGCCGCGGGGCGGGTGGGCTGCCTGCAGGCGTACCGGGCGGCCGTGGCGCTCGGCCCCTTCCTCGTCGATCAGCGCATCGAGTGGCGGCGATCCATTGCGGGCGTGCGGAGATGGCGTCCGTGTACGCACGAGGCCCAGATGTGATGTCCGTACGGCCGCGTCGACTCCACACGGTCAGTCGCGCACGGAGCGGCACCACTCGGGCGGACGACGATTCAATCGCAGGTCAGCCGGAGCGTTAGCGGTCGGAGGGTCATGCTCCCCGAGCGGTGCCGTTCACATACTCGGCGTCAGTCGATGGCGGTGACTGGCGGCTGGCCCTCGGCGTCGGCGATGCCGCGGGCCAGGACGGCGGTCAGGCCGACCAGCATGCCCGCTTTGCCGCCGTCGGTGTCTCGGGTGAGATAATCGCGCTCTCCGAGGAAGCGGTAGGTACCGGCGGCGAAGATCCACTCGTGGCGCTCGCCTTGGCCGTCCTCGATGGCGATGCCGAAGCCGTGGCGTCCGGCCGCGTCCGTGGCATCGCCGGTGGCCACGACGCCCGGGATGAGCGCTGCGGCGCGATAGAGGGTCGCTTCGGCCTGCGGGGTCGGGACGGTGGTGGACAGGATGCCCCCGATCGCCAGGAACTCGCGGACGTTGTCCGGGTATTCGTAGTCGGAGTCCAGGCCGGCGTGGATGATCGCGAGTACCTGGCGCGGGTCGCTCGGCAGCTGCGCCACCCATGCGGTGGTGGGGTTCGCCACCGGCGGAACAGTGCTCTGCCCGGCCGGGATCGCCGCGACCATCGGCGTGTCCCGGCCGTTCTGCCGGAACATCCCGCGGTTTGCGCCGGACGCCTGGGCGTACCAGGTCTCCCTGGTGGTCATCGGCTGCATCGTCCAGGGCGCCTGGGCCTCCTGGGCGTACTCGGAGATGGTCTTGACGTAGACGTACTCGCCGGATGCCACTGGTCGCGCTGGGCTCGCCTCGGCCGCGTCGGCCATCTGGTCCAAGACGACGGACGCCTGGGCGACCTCGCCTGCATGCAGGGTGACGATCGGTACGGGGGCGGCGCCGCCCGCTCCGCCCCCCGCGTGAAGGATCACGGTGCCGGCCACGGCGACCGCGGCGGTCAGGGCTAGTGCCGTCAATCCGGCGGGACGCAGGGTCATGCGGGTGCGCAACACGCTGCGTGAGGTCGGTCGCATGCCGGGCCGGGGCTCGGCTTCGAGGTCGGAGTGAAGGGTTTTGTCGTGGATGTGTTGCATGAGTGTCTCCCGGTCTCGGGCGAGGCGGTCGGCGGGAAGCGCCCGATCCGCCGCCTCCGGCAGCAGACGCAGCAGCCGGTCAGCCTCGCGATCGGCGCGGTCTTCGGCGGGGATCATCGGGTTGCCTCCCATCGGGTCCGGGTCGTTTCTGCACGACCGGTATTCAGCTGTCCGGCGGCGCCGTTCGGTTCCCGGGTTCCGCGTGCCGCGGCTCTCGGCTCCCGCGAGGTCTGCGCGACCCGCCGGCGCACCTTGGCCCTGGCCCGGGAGATCCGGGAACGGACCGTGCCGACCGGGATTCCGAGCGCCTCAGCCGCTTCCTCGTAGCTGAGCTCTGCCCACACGCACAGCGCGAGCAGTTCGCGTTCCTCGGGCCTGAGCCGGGCGAGCGCCTCGCGGGTCGCGCGCACGAGCGCGTCGTTGTCCACGGAACGCGCGACCTCGTCCGCGATGTCGGGCATCGAATGCTGCGAATACGCGGGCAGGCGCGCGGTGAGCATCCATCCGCGGCGGGCCGCGCGGTTGTGGTTGCGCGCGAGGTTGGTGGCGATCCCGAGCAGCCACGGCCGCAGGGTGCCGCCCCCGGGTTCGATCCGGCCCCGCACACGCCACGCCTCGAGGAACACCGCCGACATGACGTCCTGCGCCGCCGACCAGTCGCCGATCAGCCGGAAGACGTGATTGCACACGGCCTCGGCATATCGGTCGAACAACAGTCCGAACGCGTCGGGATCACCGTCCCGGACCCTGCTACGGAGCTCGTCCCTGATCTCTTCCACGGTCCCTAACTGTCGCCCGCGGCTCCCCGGTTCCCGTGGCCTACGTCACACACCGCCGATCGCCCCCCCGCGCACGCGGGAAACGGCCCGGCATACGAGATCACCACATCAGGGCGGCGCCCGTCCAGCGCGGCCGCTTTGCGCAGGATCTCCTTCTCTTTCCGCAGCTCGCCACCTCGCGCCGCAGCCGATGCAGTGGAGTGGACCCCGAGACCCGACATTGGCCGCCGCGCTCAGCCGGGGTGGGTGCGCCGAGGGCTGAGTAGTTATCCCCATCGATACCAACCCGACAGCGCCGAGCGGTTCCGGTCGAAGAGGGTGATCGCTCCGTCGCTGGGCGAGCGCTGGGCGAGCGGATGGGCGCGAACTGCGTGGGACTACCGGGCATCGGTAGGACGCGACCGGGATGGGAAAACCGGACGGAGCCTCGGAAAACGGACATCGCAACCCGAGCCGGTATATTCGGTATCTGATCTATGTCGTCTACATATGGGCACGCAGGCTCTACAACAGGTGAACGCTCGTCTGCCGCAGGATCGGAGGCTGGGCCCGGCCCGGCCCACATCACTTGCGCTCGGCGCAAGCAAGGCGCAACAAGGCCCAGTGGCCAGTCAGCTCGCCGAACGCTGACTGGCCCAGGAGCCCGGCGCGGTCGGCGTCTATGTCGTCGGCTGGTACCTGTGTCCCGAGTGGAAGCCAAGGAACGCGCGAGACTGGGCTGCCTCGGCGACGGCGTCCGCTCAATCAGGGCGCGGTGATACTCCCGGCGAATGCGAACACGGTGAGGGCCGGGTATTCGTCGTCACGGTCTGGAGTCGGCCGGTAGGAGTGGACCTGGCCGCCGAACGACAACTCGATCGTGGCGTCCAGGGGAGTGAAGTCCAGGGTTCGGCCGTCCGCCGGGCCGCCGCGCAGAACGATGTTGGGGTGTCCCTGCAAGTCGTTGTTGTCCATGTCGACTCGGGTGACCGCTCAGGCACCGGCCACACGGGTGCTGCCTGCAGTAGCCGGCCGCCTTCGTCGGCGGCCCCGAATGGCTCGGGTCCACTGCCAAGGGAGCACTGCTCTAGGTCTCGCCGTCGTCGTGTTCACGTCGTGTTCGCGACGTGAACGGCGGATGCCGGGGCCGGGCGGATGAGGGTGAATGCTGCGCGCAGGGCGTGCGACGCGTCGGCGAGCGCCACCTCGGCGTCGTCGAAGGGATGGCGCAGGAACTCGTGGATCATGCCGTCGTAGCGCTTGACTACGACCGGGACCCCCGCTTCCGCCAGACGCGCTCCGTACTGCTCGCCTTCGTCGCGCAGCGCGTCGTATTCGGCGGTGATGATGAAGGCCGGAGGTAGACCGCCGAGGTCCGGCTCCAGCAGAGGCGATACCGAGGGATCGAGCTTCTGCGCCTCGCTGGAGAGATAGTGGTCCATGAACCACTGTTGCGCCTCACGGGTCACATTGCCGTACTGGCCGGCGAGCTCGGTGATCGAACGGTTGGTCCGGCGGAAGTCGACATCGGGATAGATCAGCAGCTGGAAGACGATGCGGGGTGCGCCGACAGCCCGGGCTTTGAGCGCGACGACGGTGGCGAGGTTTCCGCCCGCGCTGTCGCCCGCCACCGCGAGGCGCGCCGGGTCGATGCCGAGCTCTTCGGCGTGCTGTGCGATCCACGCGGTCGCGGCGAATCCCGCCTCGACGGGGGCGGGAAACTTGTGCTCCGGCGCCAGCGGATAGCCGACCGAGGCCACCACGCTGCCGGATCCTTCGGCGAGGGCCCGGGCGAGGCCGTCGTGGGAGTCCAGATCGCCGAGCACGTAGCCGCCGCCGTGGAAGAACACGACGACCGGCGGCGCGCTGCCGTCGTCCGACACGCCCAGGGGGCGGTAAAGGCGCACGGGGATCTCTCCGGCGCCGGTCGCGATCACACGGTCTGTCACCTCCGCGACCTGTGTGGGGTTTCGCGTCGAGAGCTGGGTCAGATGGCGCGCGCCCGCGCGGGCCTGTTCCGGGCTGACCGTGTGCAGGGCGGCGAAATTCGCCGCGGCGAGTCGCTCTAGGTGGGCGGCGACTTGAGGGTGTAGCGGCATGGCATGTCTCCTCCGGGGCGGGTCGGGTTGTTTCCCGGCCTCAGCTTTTCCCCTAGGATCCGACTTGAAGCGTGGTTCAAGTCAACCGCGGCAACGAAACGAGGAGGCTCGGCCATGCCCGCGACGATCGGGACGGATCGGGTTCGACTGGATATCGCGGATGTGGCGGCACGCACGGGTATGGCCGCCTCGGGACTGCGTTACTACGAGAAGCGCGGGCTGATCGAGTCGGCCGGCCGCAACGGACTTCGCCGCACGTACGCGCTCGACGTCGTCGACCGCATCACCGTGATCAGCTGTGCGAAGGCCGCGGGATTCACGCTTGCGCAGATCGCCCGCTTCCTCGCGGCCACGCCCTCGGACACCGAGCTTCGGCGGCGGATGGCCGAGCGGGCGGACGAGCTCGAAGCGGACATCGCGCGGCTCATCCGGATGCGCGACAGCCTTCGGCACGCCGCGACCTGCGACCACGTTCCGCTGGTGGAGTGCCCGGAGTTCAAGGGCGAACTCGGTATCTGAGCACACTGCGCCGGCGCACCCCGAAGTGTCCGATCTGCATGATCGCGCAGCTCTTATAGGAGAAATAGCCCGATTGCGTTTCCCGCTCGTGCGCCGTCGTACAGGATCCGCGGTACGCGATAAGCTGCCTTATAGCAAGGCTCTGTGTCGGACCGCTCTCCGTGGGCGCCGCCGCCGGGACGTGGGGAGCCACGGCTGTCACCCCCGCACCCTCGTCAAGCCCCTGCCCGCCACGCCCCTGTCCGGCAGAGCAAGTCGCTGCCGGCCGAGTCTCCATTTGCCAAGCGCCCCAAGCCTGGTACATCCACAACGGGCTCAGTGCTCCTGTCGGAGACGTTCGCCGGCCCGTCCGTCGCCGACCCCGGATTCCTTCCGCTCGACCCGGCAACGGCGGGCTCCAGGTGACGTTCAAGCAGTATCAGTACGGCGGCAACGGCGTGGACGGCATCGGGTTCTTCCTGGTGAACGGCACGATCAACCTGACGACGGCGGGCGCGGGCGGCGGATCGCTCGGCTACGCGCAGCGGAATTTGACGCTCGGCATCGACGGCGGCTACCTGGGCATCGGGCTCGACGCCTACGGCACCTTCGCTGACGATGCCGAGCTGCTGGGCCAGGGTCGCGCCGCACCGGACACCTCGCCGGTGACCAGCGGCAACCCGGTCACCGACACGGTGACCGTGCGCGGACCGGGGGAGGGGGATTTCGGGTACTGCTGGCTGGACTCGAGAATGACCGCCGATGCCACGACCTCGTCCGGCTTTCCGCACGACGCTGCCAGAGAGTTTCCGCACCGAAGCGAGCCCTACACGGTCAGAGCGGACCGTGCGGATCACTGTCAGTGCC
This genomic window from Actinospica robiniae DSM 44927 contains:
- a CDS encoding LysE family translocator; the encoded protein is MAMSTALWSFALVVGLLTLTPGLDTALIIRTAALRGRTRAWGVVLGIQTGTLLWGTLTSLGVTALLTASHLAYETVRWAGVGYLLWMATRMIRDSFRGNGHVTQETAEALAGADTLAAGWRQGTLTNLLNPKMGVFYVAVLPQFMPADVPHLPMGLLLTSVHITLGMIWSTVLIASATALGSWLRKPHARKILDRVTGIVIAGFALRLSVSD
- a CDS encoding CU044_5270 family protein is translated as MIPAEDRADREADRLLRLLPEAADRALPADRLARDRETLMQHIHDKTLHSDLEAEPRPGMRPTSRSVLRTRMTLRPAGLTALALTAAVAVAGTVILHAGGGAGGAAPVPIVTLHAGEVAQASVVLDQMADAAEASPARPVASGEYVYVKTISEYAQEAQAPWTMQPMTTRETWYAQASGANRGMFRQNGRDTPMVAAIPAGQSTVPPVANPTTAWVAQLPSDPRQVLAIIHAGLDSDYEYPDNVREFLAIGGILSTTVPTPQAEATLYRAAALIPGVVATGDATDAAGRHGFGIAIEDGQGERHEWIFAAGTYRFLGERDYLTRDTDGGKAGMLVGLTAVLARGIADAEGQPPVTAID
- a CDS encoding TetR/AcrR family transcriptional regulator; translated protein: MDTRERLIESTRELLWERGYVGVSPKAIQQRADAGQGSMYHHFASKEALAAEAIGRSAEQLRAAAETQLSGPGTAVERIGAYLRREREVLRGCPIGRLTQDPEVMAIPALRAPVEQTLAWIRSRLARVLAEGREQGEFSSRLDPDATAAMIIATLQGGYVLARAAGTTEPFDQAVTGTLALIDANVAE
- a CDS encoding alpha/beta hydrolase translates to MPLHPQVAAHLERLAAANFAALHTVSPEQARAGARHLTQLSTRNPTQVAEVTDRVIATGAGEIPVRLYRPLGVSDDGSAPPVVVFFHGGGYVLGDLDSHDGLARALAEGSGSVVASVGYPLAPEHKFPAPVEAGFAATAWIAQHAEELGIDPARLAVAGDSAGGNLATVVALKARAVGAPRIVFQLLIYPDVDFRRTNRSITELAGQYGNVTREAQQWFMDHYLSSEAQKLDPSVSPLLEPDLGGLPPAFIITAEYDALRDEGEQYGARLAEAGVPVVVKRYDGMIHEFLRHPFDDAEVALADASHALRAAFTLIRPAPASAVHVANTT
- a CDS encoding sigma-70 family RNA polymerase sigma factor — translated: MRDELRSRVRDGDPDAFGLLFDRYAEAVCNHVFRLIGDWSAAQDVMSAVFLEAWRVRGRIEPGGGTLRPWLLGIATNLARNHNRAARRGWMLTARLPAYSQHSMPDIADEVARSVDNDALVRATREALARLRPEERELLALCVWAELSYEEAAEALGIPVGTVRSRISRARAKVRRRVAQTSREPRAAARGTREPNGAAGQLNTGRAETTRTRWEATR
- a CDS encoding MerR family transcriptional regulator, encoding MPATIGTDRVRLDIADVAARTGMAASGLRYYEKRGLIESAGRNGLRRTYALDVVDRITVISCAKAAGFTLAQIARFLAATPSDTELRRRMAERADELEADIARLIRMRDSLRHAATCDHVPLVECPEFKGELGI
- a CDS encoding cupin domain-containing protein, producing the protein MRISRSTPGTQAPEEWVTGATRIDPVEVPEAAAHLHVDSVDFAAGARTVWHRHPAGQTLIITAGVGHVQHRGGPLETLHVGDSVLIEPGEWHWHGATATAAMTHLALEPDAQDGTRAEAGVPVTEHEYFADGSGERPDPLPVTRTVVLDQALTEPWHTGRVEIRRITIAPGHASGLHVHNGPVFGSIEAGSAVYQIEGEPVTVLHPGDTFYEPAGIRIARFDAQEHGVTFLGYFLLNAGQEAEIEFPTHSVQTR
- a CDS encoding S66 family peptidase, with protein sequence MRFPSPLRPGDRVAVTSPSSGVPDAMRARFGRAVEAVAARGYEVVVGKCMDGAGHVSAPAAERARELTAMLTDPSVRAVVPPWGGETAIDLLPLLDWEAITAAEPTWLVGFSDISTILTPLTLRTGIATIHGNNLMDTPYRAPEGLLTWLEIGAAAPGATLRQDSPGRYRSEGFDDYRTHPEVSELTLDASGRWTRLDSTQAVEVTGRLIGGCIETLCHLAGTPFADVAGFARRHAPDGLIVYVEAAGDDAFTICRALHGMRLAGFFDEANAIVVGRTTAADTASLTQHEAVFDALSVLGVPIIADVECGHVVPYMPLVNGAQARLVFSDTENSLTQTLA
- a CDS encoding transposase, translating into MTGARIAADDARLLALLSAPAALQDLPQISTLRQVWAQKFHLLDGILRRREAKDRLPGAKRLVTPYGTEARGSVKRETIWDGYKVHFTETCGAQTPNLITHVVTTRATVTDVEVLPADHDALAKRALLPEEHFVDSGYVSGHHIVDAHARHVVHLRGPTHADTGWQRRAEKGFGTETFTIDWDQQHAICPNGKTSIWWAKELQREKAVIRVQFSRRDCGPCPMKQDCTRGKRRQLSIQEREVTEALRKRRAEEQDPLWKTQYKIRAGVEGTISRAVHRS